In Xiphophorus hellerii strain 12219 chromosome 13, Xiphophorus_hellerii-4.1, whole genome shotgun sequence, the following proteins share a genomic window:
- the LOC116730547 gene encoding piggyBac transposable element-derived protein 4-like — translation MLRTIQQWTTQHGHQEQQDWFMDLPELMAFISVIILRGVNKVPSLCDSWSANLGNPTIISTMARNRFQNIMRHLRFDDMFTRRERAETNRFAAISDLWESFAANCISSYSPGRHITVDEQLFPTKTRCCFLQYIATKPDKFGIKFWVACDLKSQYICNVFPYLGKDPSRPSGERLSETVVMRLMEPFMDKGRTVTTDNFFTSLSLAQQLRSRKTTILGTVNKRSREIPQSARQMDRTEFTTQVFSTSDATLTEYVPKRKKVVYILSSMHSVVETEDTTRRKPNTIKQYNKAKCGVDVMDQMVREYSVRAGTRRCPVAVFYNMIDMAALNAHVLYQACTGVQERRVDFLVELAKELANSHVSEKKACKEQLLCQQPATPSPGKRAKCQINRRCIKNSTNRRCVDCFKYACGKCSKPMNWQCQMCADSADSAQNEG, via the coding sequence ATGCTTCGTACCATTCAACAGTGGACCACCCAACATGGACATCAGGAGCAGCAGGATTGGTTCATGGATCTCCcggaactaatggcatttatttcagtcattatcttgcggggggtgaacaaggttccatcactatgtgacagctggtcagcaaacctgggaAACCCAACGATCATTTCAACTATGGCCCGAAACCGCTTCCAAAACATCATGCGACACCTACGCTTTGATGACATGTTTACACGCCGTGAGCGAGCGGAGACCAACAGATTCGCTGCAATCTCTGATCTTTGGGAATCGTTTGCCGCTAACTGCATCTCATCCTACAGCCCTGGTCGACACATCACTGTTGATGAACAGCTTTTCCCCACAAAAACCCGCTGCTGTTTCCTTCAATACATAGCAACAAAACCGGACAAGTTTGGCATCAAGTTTTGGGTGGCTTGCGACTTGAAATCACAGTACATCTGTAATGTCTTCCCATATCTTGGCAAGGACCCCAGTCGTCCCAGCGGGGAGAGACTGTCCGAGACTGTAGTGATGAGGCTGATGGAACCGTTCATGGACAAGGGCAGAACTGTAACCACGGACAATTTCTTTACATCACTGTCACTTGCGCAACAACTGCGTAGCCGGAAAACCACCATCCTCGGCACAGTCAACAAGAGAAGCCGGGAAATTCCTCAATCCGCTAGACAGATGGATCGCACTGAATTCACCACTCAGGTGTTTTCAACCTCTGATGCCACGCTGACTGAGTATGTGCCCAAAAGGAAGAAGGTCGTTTACATTCTCAGCAGCATGCACAGCGTGGTTGAGACTGAGGATACCACCAGAAGAAAGCCAAACACCATCAAACAATATAACAAAGCAAAGTGCGGTgtggatgtgatggaccaaatggTGCGGGAGTACAGCGTGCGTGCAGGAACACGGAGGTGCCCAGTTGCCGTGTTCTacaacatgattgacatggcagcactgaatgcgcATGTGCTGTATCAGGCATGCactggggtgcaggagagacgggtggacttcctggtggAGCTCGCAAAAGAGTTGgctaactctcatgtgagtgagaagaaggcgtGCAAGGAGCAACTGCTTTGCCAACAACCTGccacacccagcccaggcaaaagggcgaagtgccAAATCAACCGTCGATGCATTAAAAATAGTACAAATAGGAGATGCGTTGACTGCTTCAAATACGCATGTGGCAAATGCAGCAAGCCCATGAACTGGCAGTGCCAGATGTGTGCCGACAGTGCAGACAGTGCACAGAATGAGGGCTGA